One window of Diabrotica undecimpunctata isolate CICGRU chromosome 8, icDiaUnde3, whole genome shotgun sequence genomic DNA carries:
- the LOC140448242 gene encoding facilitated trehalose transporter Tret1-like, with amino-acid sequence MESYGHRKVFWSSVSVNLMALITGIGYSWSSPCIPKLNGSIDPDHNPLGRPATLQEISWITSLHALGSLCGPLFTGVVSRKLGKKLTLIIFSLPQVASSIILIFAYNVTHFYISRFLLGIGTGCVFSVIPSYIGEISPTYMRGRTSMLNSVLLTAGQTLVLIIGPFVTIRTIAVLTLLVSIVFLFTCICYVPESPYFYVMNGKVEEAKKTLSSWGRRESLDKELLEITTICEQSATEQSFKALFSLKILKKCLVISLGLVTLQSLVGNPAIVAYQQTIIDTSKNNYISGDTSVMIISIMQLIGTYLSTGLVDKWGRKQLLFVSYVGLLISLAGLGAYFYFFNLQYNLDRFFWVPFASVLTYIVFYKVGAGPLPWTLSGEIFPPSFKPLLSTLTALVMTTVNFLVTLVFPYMSVYLGMAWSMWIFAAFSVFSLFYIALYLPETKGKSLVEIQRMLLEGRKRNFEFVGDQLISLEEQKLNGFDQ; translated from the coding sequence TTAACTTGATGGCACTGATTACTGGAATTGGATATTCCTGGTCATCACCATGTATCCCAAAGTTAAACGGCAGCATCGACCCTGACCATAACCCCCTAGGACGACCAGCTACCTTACAGGAAATATCTTGGATTACTTCTCTGCACGCCCTAGGATCTTTATGTGGACCTTTATTTACGGGAGTGGTGTCTAGAAAACTGGGAAAAAAGTTAACTTTGATAATATTTTCTCTGCCACAGGTTGCCTCCAGCATAATTCTTATATTTGCATACAATGTTACACATTTTTATATCTCAAGGTTTTTGCTTGGAATTGGAACTGGATGTGTGTTTTCTGTGATTCCGTCCTACATAGGAGAAATATCGCCTACGTACATGAGAGGAAGAACTAGTATGCTTAACTCGGTCCTGCTAACGGCAGGCCAAACTTTGGTACTGATAATTGGACCATTTGTGACAATAAGAACAATTGCTGTACTGACTCTTCTAGTTTCAatagtatttttatttacatgtaTTTGTTATGTGCCCGAGAGTCCGTACTTTTATGTAATgaacggaaaagtggaagaagctAAGAAAACATTGAGCAGTTGGGGTAGGCGAGAAAGTCTAGATAAAGAGTTACTCGAAATaacaacaatttgtgaacaatcaGCAACGGAACAAAGCTTCAAAGCCCTCtttagtttaaaaattttaaaaaagtgtttggTGATTTCCCTAGGATTGGTGACATTACAATCTTTGGTTGGAAATCCAGCAATAGTCGCTTACCAGCAAACTATTATAGACACTTCTAAAAATAACTATATCTCAGGTGATACTAGTGTTATGATTATAAGTATAATGCAACTTATAGGTACATACTTAAGTACTGGACTAGTAGATAAATGGGGGAGGAAGCAGCTACTTTTTGTCTCATATGTAGGGTTGTTAATTTCTTTAGCTGGCTTGGGagcatatttttacttttttaatttacAATATAACTTGGATAGGTTTTTTTGGGTACCTTTTGCCAGCGTATTAACGTATATAGTGTTCTACAAAGTAGGTGCTGGACCTCTACCATGGACACTAAGTGGTGAGATCTTTCCTCCGTCATTTAAACCTCTTTTAAGTACTTTAACTGCCTTAGTCATGACCACAGTAAACTTTTTAGTTACTCTTGTTTTCCCATATATGTCTGTTTATCTGGGAATGGCTTGGAGTATGTGGATTTTTGCAGCATTTTCGGTATTCTCGCTGTTTTATATTGCTCTTTATTTACCAGAAACAAAAGGAAAAAGTCTTGTTGAAATACAAAGGATGCTcttagaaggaagaaaaagaaacttTGAATTTGTTGGGGATCAACTTATTAGTTTAGAAGAGCAAAAACTAAATGGTTTTGAccaataa